A region of the Candidatus Omnitrophota bacterium genome:
TCTTTATTTGGCCTTTCCGGTGGAGGGGAGTTTGGGCCAGGAAGTCCTGGAAGATGAAGATGATTCCAAGGGCTCGCTGATGGCTTTCGACTTTGAGGATCAGAAGGCCGAAGTTTTGATTAAGGACGTGATCGAGTACCGCGTGTCTGCGGATAACAGCACTTTGCTTTACCGCACGGACCACCGCCTGCGCGCTCTTAAGGCCGGCGAGAAACCGGACGAGGAAGCGGAAAAGGACACGCCTTCGCGCAAAACCGGTTGGATTCATTTGGGGCGCATCCGGGTTTCGGTGAATCCTCCGGATGAGTGGAATCAGATGTACCGCGAGGCTTGGCGCTTGCAGCGCGATCATTTTTGGGTGGCCGATATGTCGGGCGTGGATTGGGAGCGCGTGTACCAGCGGTATTTGCCTTTGCTCGACAAGGTGGCGAGCCGCACGGAGTTTTCGGATTTAATGTGGGAGATGCAGGGTGAGTTGGGGACTTCGCACGCCTATGAGCTGGGCGGGGATTACCGGCCGGTGCCGCAATACCGCCTGGGCCACTTGGCTGCGGATCTTCGCTTTGAGCCGGATCGCGGGGCCTATGTGTTTTCGCATATTGTGAAAGGCGACAGTTGGGATACGCGCAAGAATTCGCCGTTGCGCGCGCCCGGCGCGGGTATTGCCGAGGGGGATGCTTTGCTGGCGATCGGCGGCAGGCGTTTGGGGCCCGGTGATCCGCCGGGAGTGCATTTGGTGAATCAGGCGGGCTTGTCTGTGGAGCTTACGGTGGCCGGAGCCGGCGGCGGCCAACCGCGCACCGTGGTGGTTAAGACTTTGGGCAATGAGATGCCGGCGCGGTACCGCGAGTGGGTGGAGCAGAACCGGCGCCGTGTTCATGAGGCGAGTGACGGGCGCGTGGGCTATGTGCATATTCCCAATATGGGGCCGCTGGGCTATTCGGAGTTTCATCGTTACTATTTGTCGGAGGTCGATCACGAGGCGCTTCTGGTGGATGTGCGCTTTAACGGAGGCGGGAATGTGTCGCAGCTTATTCTGGAGAAGTTGTTGCGCAGGCGCATCGGGTATGATTTGAAGCGTTGGGGTGCGCCTGAGCCGTATCCTTCGGATTCCGTGTTCGGCCCGGTGGTGGCGTTGACCAATGAGTTGGCGGGTTCGGACGGGGATATCTTTTCGCACTGTTTCAAGTTGATGAAGATCGGGCCTCTCGTTGGGAAGCGCACCTGGGGCGGGGTGATCGGGATATGCCCGACGCACGGGCTGGTGGACGGGAGTCTTACCACGCAGCCCGAGTATTCCTTCTGGTTCGTGGATGTGGGCTGGGGCGTGGAGAATTACGGCACGGATCCCGACATTGAAGTGGACAACCGGCCCCAGGACTATGCGGCGGGCAAGGACGCCCAGCTCGC
Encoded here:
- a CDS encoding PDZ domain-containing protein, whose product is ADLYLFNPSGRETQRIDIDYPSPRTQRNRKFVEAAEYMSDFNLHPEGHSLAVETRGKLFTMPLWEEAVKQYGRRDGVRYRLGQWLPDGKTLVVVSDQGGEETLELFSPERPEHGDRMEGLDLGRPIEMKVCPDRKEVVLSNHRMELLWVNLEERKVQLLDRCKFGRIEDCSWSPDGNWVAYSFAATHRTRSIKLCHVPSGKTHFVTRPEFRDVEPAFDPDGKYLYFLSYRTFDPVYDNHYFDLNFPRGMRPYLVTLQKDTTSPFLPGPKGFGGDKDPQGRISEGDTSLDPARSAGGDVSRKKKPVQIDLEGIEDRVTAFPAADGLYSQISGLPGKVLYLAFPVEGSLGQEVLEDEDDSKGSLMAFDFEDQKAEVLIKDVIEYRVSADNSTLLYRTDHRLRALKAGEKPDEEAEKDTPSRKTGWIHLGRIRVSVNPPDEWNQMYREAWRLQRDHFWVADMSGVDWERVYQRYLPLLDKVASRTEFSDLMWEMQGELGTSHAYELGGDYRPVPQYRLGHLAADLRFEPDRGAYVFSHIVKGDSWDTRKNSPLRAPGAGIAEGDALLAIGGRRLGPGDPPGVHLVNQAGLSVELTVAGAGGGQPRTVVVKTLGNEMPARYREWVEQNRRRVHEASDGRVGYVHIPNMGPLGYSEFHRYYLSEVDHEALLVDVRFNGGGNVSQLILEKLLRRRIGYDLKRWGAPEPYPSDSVFGPVVALTNELAGSDGDIFSHCFKLMKIGPLVGKRTWGGVIGICPTHGLVDGSLTTQPEYSFWFVDVGWGVENYGTDPDIEVDNRPQDYAAGKDAQLAKALEVILQKLEESPPQLPQFNNRPVLSLPGLPPRV